The Montipora capricornis isolate CH-2021 chromosome 1, ASM3666992v2, whole genome shotgun sequence genome contains a region encoding:
- the LOC138044069 gene encoding uncharacterized protein, translating into MGTDELLDEIGSFGFFQKRNVLLLGLIVFMLTFQTVSMVFIGGEPTWRCSQNSTVCTRNGTISADDYYYKARCNMSSEDWEFTTEFTSIVTEWNLICGKEYYASLSQSILFIGWIPGAFIIGRLSDKFGRKRLLFPAVFCVVSASFASSFVSVLWLFLSLRGITGFFQGGVYITLYVLTTEFVGPKHRGIAGTLVWMFYASSLMVLSGLAYGVRDWRILSIVISAPAFPLLLFWWWVPESCRWLLVHNKGKEARKVFLSIAKVNKAKLSDDKLLDLESKVETVHEGGILDLVRTRQQLVKTLILWFTWFTNSMVYYGVLLSVGVLGGSLYLNFFLTTVIDIPSNFFAIWFMSWERKIFFNNFYGRKRALILCLVLAAVFCLIYSTIIPSSGADKGAEAVRIFLAVLGKFFINASFSTIYVFSVELLPTVIRNVGMGSMAVFDQSGASVAPFLVLLGKFHPVIPFAVMSGFAFISGCLCALLPETLGKPTLETLEDKPESDLLPHLSEP; encoded by the exons ATGGGTACAGACGAACTCTTGGACGAAATAGGAAGCTTTGGATTCTTTCAAAAGCGTAATGTTTTACTTCTGGGACTTATCGTTTTTATGCTAACTTTCCAAACAGTATCTATGGTTTTCATTGGAGGagaaccaacatggcggtgCTCCCAAAACAGTACGGTTTGCACTCGAAACGGAACGATCAGTGCGGATGATTACTATTATAAAGCTAGATGTAACATGAGTTCGGAAGACTGGGAATTTACGACAGAGTTCACTTCTATTGTAACGGAG TGGAACCTAATATGTGGAAAAGAATACTATGCCAGTTTATCTCAATCGATTCTGTTTATTGGTTGGATTCCTGGAGCATTCATTATTGGCAGACTGTCAGACAAGTTTGGTCGCAAACGCCTCCTGTTTCCAGCAGTATTTTGTGTTGTTTCTGCATCTTTTGCAAGCTCCTTTGTATCTGTTTTATG GTTGTTCCTGTCTCTTCGAGGGATCACAGGTTTCTTTCAAGGTGGTGTTTACATTACACTATATGTTCTGACGACAGAGTTTGTCGGACCTAAGCATCGTGGTATTGCAGGGACCCTTGTGTGGATGTTTTACGCAAGTTCTCTTATGGTGCTGAGTGGATTAGCATATGGAGTGCGGGACTGGAGAATTCTGTCTATTGTGATATCAGCACCCGCATTTCCTCTGCTGCTTTTTTGGTG GTGGGTTCCTGAGTCCTGTCGATGGCTGCTTGTTCATAACAAAGGCAAAGAAGCCCGGAAGGTGTTTTTGTCAATTGCTAAAGTAAATAAGGCCAAGCTATCTGATGACAAACTTCTTGACCTGGAAAGCAAGGTAGAAACTGTACATGAGGGTGGCATTCTGGATCTGGTTCGTACTAGACAACAGCTTGTAAAGACACTAATACTTTGGTTTACTTG GTTTACAAATTCCATGGTTTATTATGGAGTCCTGTTGAGTGTTGGAGTGTTGGGTGGAAGTTTGTACCTAAACTTTTTCCTTACCACCGTCATAGATATTCCTAGTAATTTCTTTGCGATTTGGTTCATGAGTTG ggagagaaagattttctttaacaatttcTACGGGAGAAAGAGAGCATTGATTCTTTGCCTGGTTTTGGCAGCAGTTTTCTGTCTTATTTATTCCACAATCATTCCCTCTTCTGGCGCAGACAAAG GTGCTGAGGCGGTGCGTATCTTTTTGGCAGTGCTTGGAAAATTCTTCATCAACGCATCTTTTAGTACAATTTATGTGTTCTCAGTCGAACTTCTTCCAACTGTGATCAG GAACGTTGGTATGGGCAGCATGGCGGTTTTTGATCAGAGCGGAGCAAGTGTTGCTCCATTTCTAGTCTTACTG GGAAAATTTCATCCCGTGATTCCATTTGCAGTGATGAGTGGATTCGCTTTCATTTCCGGCTGCCTCTGTGCTTTGCTTCCGGAAACACTGGGAAAGCCAACTCTTGAAACATTGGAGGATAAACCGGAGAGCGATCTTTTACCTCACCTCTCTGAACCGTAG